Proteins encoded within one genomic window of Amycolatopsis sp. 2-15:
- the cydC gene encoding thiol reductant ABC exporter subunit CydC, whose product MNVARLLRAALLAAGAEVSGLALTGTAAWLLMRAAERPPLAALTVAIVAVRVFALARGGLRYAERLAGHEVVLRYLGALRARVYAALVPRRVAEHSGADLVTRLVSDVDAAQDAVLRLALPAAVAGIVGLAVAAVTAFVSLAAAAVLVAGLLIAGGLLPWLAARVTAKSQALTSPARQELAERTVELVTGRHELVAYGAEPQAMAAASAVIDGISARARSVSTRLSVLTAAGACIQLATTAAVALLAGASLPVTAALTLVVLALFEIVLPLTAAAQRVPELRTSLGRVRELLTTTPPGTPEHTGPGHLKLENVTVHHPGRQPALQGIDLDLPPGTRVGVLGPSGAGKTTLLHVLLGFTTPTSGQATVDGRPVRGPSPHVVSGALADAHVFATTVRENLLIASPKATDVDLRTACAVTDLDVPLDRDATTLSGGQRQRLILARAILASPAVLVLDEPVEGLDETHGDEVLARVLANANGTVVLVTHRPAHLGSFDRVLSLEDGRPAPAPSAAGPARGSR is encoded by the coding sequence ATGAACGTCGCACGACTGCTGCGGGCCGCGTTGCTCGCGGCCGGCGCCGAGGTCTCCGGGCTGGCGCTGACCGGCACGGCGGCGTGGCTGCTCATGCGAGCGGCCGAACGTCCGCCGCTCGCCGCGCTGACCGTCGCGATCGTGGCCGTGCGCGTGTTCGCCTTGGCGCGCGGTGGTTTGCGGTACGCCGAGCGCCTGGCCGGGCACGAGGTCGTGCTGCGGTACCTCGGCGCGTTACGAGCGCGGGTCTACGCGGCGCTCGTGCCGAGGCGCGTCGCCGAGCACTCCGGCGCCGACCTCGTGACGCGGCTGGTGTCCGATGTGGACGCGGCGCAGGACGCCGTACTTCGGCTGGCCCTTCCGGCGGCGGTGGCCGGGATCGTGGGCTTGGCGGTGGCTGCGGTCACGGCGTTCGTGAGTCTCGCGGCCGCGGCGGTGCTCGTGGCCGGGTTGCTCATCGCGGGTGGGCTGCTGCCGTGGCTGGCCGCGCGAGTCACGGCGAAGAGCCAGGCCCTCACCTCGCCTGCCCGGCAAGAGCTGGCCGAACGCACGGTCGAGCTGGTGACCGGCCGCCACGAGCTGGTGGCGTACGGCGCCGAACCTCAGGCCATGGCGGCCGCCAGTGCGGTCATCGACGGAATTTCCGCGCGGGCCCGCAGCGTCTCAACCCGGCTGTCGGTACTGACCGCGGCCGGCGCCTGCATCCAGCTCGCGACAACGGCGGCCGTGGCGCTCCTGGCCGGCGCGAGCCTGCCGGTGACCGCCGCGTTGACCCTGGTTGTGCTGGCACTGTTCGAGATCGTCCTCCCCCTGACCGCCGCGGCCCAGCGCGTCCCCGAACTGCGAACGTCCCTGGGCCGAGTGCGTGAACTGCTCACGACCACCCCGCCGGGGACTCCCGAACACACCGGGCCAGGTCACCTGAAGCTGGAAAACGTGACAGTCCACCACCCGGGCCGACAACCTGCACTCCAAGGCATCGACCTCGACCTCCCGCCAGGCACCCGGGTGGGCGTGCTCGGCCCGTCGGGCGCCGGCAAAACCACCTTGCTCCACGTCCTGCTCGGCTTCACCACACCCACGTCCGGACAGGCCACAGTGGACGGTCGCCCGGTCCGGGGCCCCAGCCCCCACGTGGTCTCCGGCGCCCTCGCCGACGCCCACGTCTTCGCCACCACCGTCCGCGAAAACCTCCTCATCGCCTCGCCGAAAGCGACCGACGTCGACCTCCGCACCGCCTGCGCCGTCACCGACCTCGACGTCCCCCTCGACCGCGATGCCACCACCCTGTCCGGCGGCCAGCGCCAACGGCTGATCCTCGCCCGCGCCATCCTCGCCTCCCCTGCGGTCCTCGTACTCGACGAGCCGGTGGAAGGCCTCGACGAAACCCACGGCGACGAGGTTCTCGCCCGCGTCCTCGCGAACGCGAACGGCACCGTGGTCCTCGTGACGCACCGCCCTGCGCACCTCGGCAGCTTCGACCGCGTGCTCAGCCTCGAAGACGGGCGGCCCGCACCTGCGCCATCGGCGGCCGGTCCAGCACGGGGATCTCGCTGA
- the dapE gene encoding succinyl-diaminopimelate desuccinylase — MTSLDLRADPADLTAALVDAFSVSGEEARLADAVQAALTEQAPHLEVVRNGDAVLARTNLGRGSRVILAGHLDTVPENANLPSHRTGSGDEELLHGLGSVDMKGGDAVFLHLAATLPEPKHDITFVFYDNEEVEAVKNGLGRIERELPEWLAGDLAVVGEPSNGVIEAGCQGTLRVEIRTSGTRAHTARAWMGENAIHALAEPLRRLAEYAPRVVDIDGLTYREGLQATKISGGVAGNVVPDAAVLTVNFRFAPDRNPAQAEAHVREVFDGYDVTLTDLSPGALPGLSAPAAAELVAAAGGRAAAKLGWTDVARFAALGMPAVNFGPGNPSLAHTQQEHVHVAEIRQVADVLRKFLG, encoded by the coding sequence ATGACCTCGCTGGACCTGCGCGCCGACCCCGCCGACCTCACCGCCGCCCTCGTCGACGCGTTCAGCGTCTCCGGCGAGGAGGCCCGGCTCGCCGACGCCGTGCAGGCCGCGCTCACCGAGCAGGCACCACACCTCGAGGTGGTTCGCAACGGCGACGCGGTGCTCGCGCGCACGAACCTCGGCCGCGGCTCGCGTGTGATCCTCGCCGGACACCTCGACACCGTGCCGGAAAACGCCAACCTCCCGTCGCACCGCACCGGTTCCGGCGACGAAGAGCTGCTCCACGGCCTCGGCTCCGTCGACATGAAGGGCGGCGACGCGGTGTTCCTGCACCTCGCCGCCACGCTGCCCGAGCCGAAGCACGACATCACCTTCGTCTTCTACGACAACGAAGAGGTCGAAGCGGTCAAGAACGGCCTCGGCCGCATCGAACGCGAGCTGCCGGAGTGGCTGGCGGGCGACCTGGCCGTGGTCGGCGAGCCGTCCAACGGCGTGATCGAGGCCGGTTGCCAGGGCACGCTGCGCGTCGAGATCCGCACGAGCGGGACCCGCGCGCACACCGCCCGCGCGTGGATGGGGGAGAACGCGATCCACGCGCTGGCCGAGCCCCTGCGCCGCCTCGCGGAGTACGCGCCGCGCGTGGTCGACATCGACGGCCTCACCTACCGCGAAGGACTGCAGGCCACGAAGATCTCCGGCGGCGTGGCCGGCAACGTCGTGCCCGACGCCGCCGTGCTCACGGTCAACTTCCGCTTCGCGCCGGACCGCAACCCCGCGCAGGCCGAGGCCCACGTGCGTGAGGTCTTCGACGGCTACGACGTCACGCTCACGGACCTCTCGCCGGGCGCGCTGCCTGGTCTTTCGGCCCCGGCGGCCGCCGAGCTCGTGGCCGCCGCCGGTGGCCGCGCCGCCGCGAAGCTGGGCTGGACCGACGTCGCGCGCTTTGCTGCGCTGGGCATGCCGGCCGTCAACTTCGGCCCCGGCAACCCGAGCCTCGCGCACACGCAGCAGGAACACGTGCACGTGGCGGAGATCCGCCAGGTGGCCGACGTCCTGCGCAAGTTCCTGGGCTGA
- a CDS encoding chitinase, with protein MFGRKSRIFGAVVAAALALPLAGLTGTAGASVQADTCAVKSKPAGKVLQGYWENWDGAANGVHPGLGWVPITDARISSHGYNVINAAFPVIRSDGTVLWKDGMDAGVKVATPADMCAAKASGATILMSIGGAAAGIDLSSSTVADKVVSTIVPILKKYNFDGIDIDIETGLTGSGNINSLSASQSNLIRIIDGVLAQMPSNFGLTMAPETAYVTGGSVTYGSIWGSYLPIIKKYADNGRLWWLNMQYYNGSMYGCSGDSYEAGTVQGFTTQTDCLTKGLVVQGTTVKVPLDKQVPGLPAQQGAGGGYLSPSLVSQAYRAVSGVKGLMTWSINWDGSKNWTFGDNVRSLEGR; from the coding sequence ATGTTCGGTCGCAAGTCACGGATCTTCGGCGCGGTGGTGGCCGCCGCGCTCGCCTTGCCGTTGGCGGGGCTCACGGGGACCGCCGGCGCGTCGGTGCAGGCCGATACGTGCGCGGTGAAGTCGAAGCCCGCCGGGAAGGTGCTGCAGGGCTACTGGGAGAACTGGGACGGCGCCGCCAACGGCGTGCACCCGGGGCTCGGCTGGGTCCCGATCACCGACGCGCGCATCTCCTCCCACGGCTACAACGTGATCAACGCGGCCTTCCCCGTCATTCGCTCCGACGGCACGGTGCTGTGGAAAGACGGCATGGACGCCGGCGTGAAGGTGGCGACCCCGGCCGACATGTGCGCCGCGAAGGCCTCGGGCGCCACGATCCTGATGTCCATCGGCGGTGCGGCGGCGGGCATCGACCTGTCGTCGTCGACGGTGGCGGACAAGGTCGTGAGCACGATCGTGCCGATCCTCAAGAAGTACAACTTCGACGGCATCGACATCGACATCGAGACCGGCCTGACCGGCAGCGGGAACATCAACTCGCTCTCGGCTTCGCAGTCGAACCTCATCCGCATCATCGACGGCGTGCTCGCGCAGATGCCGTCGAACTTCGGCCTCACGATGGCGCCCGAAACCGCTTACGTGACCGGCGGCAGCGTCACCTACGGCTCGATCTGGGGCTCGTACCTGCCGATCATCAAGAAGTACGCGGACAACGGCCGCCTGTGGTGGCTGAACATGCAGTACTACAACGGTTCCATGTACGGCTGCTCCGGCGACTCGTACGAGGCCGGCACCGTGCAGGGCTTCACCACGCAGACCGACTGCCTCACCAAGGGCCTGGTCGTGCAGGGCACGACGGTGAAGGTACCGCTCGACAAGCAGGTGCCCGGCCTCCCGGCCCAGCAGGGCGCCGGCGGCGGGTACCTGTCGCCGAGCCTCGTCTCGCAGGCCTACCGCGCCGTTTCGGGCGTGAAGGGCCTGATGACCTGGTCCATCAACTGGGACGGCTCGAAGAACTGGACGTTCGGCGACAACGTCCGTTCGCTCGAAGGCCGCTGA
- a CDS encoding TIGR00730 family Rossman fold protein, which yields MSEQSEFPDGQYPERPVERHKGPVVLRRDRRDQGSTTDQRLLDARGPSDWVHTDPWRVLRIQAEFVEGFGALAEVPRAVTVFGSARTKRDDPEYDLGRKIGGALAEAGFAVITGGGPGAMEAVNRGANEAGGFSVGLGIELPFEQGLNPWVDLGVNFRYFFARKTMFIKYSQAFICLPGGFGTLDELFEALVLVQTKKVTKFPVVLFGTEYWGGLYDWISKSVLDGGKIGEKDLELLHLTDDIDDAVRVVEESYQAWEDTH from the coding sequence GTGAGTGAACAGTCTGAGTTTCCGGACGGCCAGTACCCCGAGCGCCCGGTGGAGCGTCACAAGGGCCCGGTCGTGCTGCGGCGCGACCGTCGTGACCAGGGCAGCACCACCGACCAGCGGCTCCTGGACGCGCGCGGCCCGAGTGACTGGGTGCACACCGACCCGTGGCGGGTGCTGCGCATCCAGGCCGAGTTCGTGGAGGGCTTCGGCGCGCTCGCGGAGGTGCCGCGCGCGGTGACCGTGTTCGGCTCCGCGCGGACCAAGCGCGACGACCCCGAGTACGACCTGGGCCGCAAGATCGGCGGCGCGCTCGCCGAGGCCGGCTTTGCCGTGATCACCGGCGGCGGGCCGGGTGCGATGGAGGCCGTGAACCGCGGCGCGAACGAGGCCGGCGGCTTCTCCGTGGGCCTCGGCATCGAGCTGCCGTTCGAGCAGGGCCTGAACCCGTGGGTCGACCTGGGTGTGAACTTCCGCTACTTCTTCGCGCGCAAGACGATGTTCATCAAGTATTCGCAGGCCTTCATCTGCCTGCCCGGCGGCTTCGGCACGCTCGACGAGCTGTTCGAGGCGCTGGTGCTGGTCCAGACCAAGAAGGTGACGAAGTTCCCGGTGGTGCTGTTCGGCACCGAGTACTGGGGCGGGCTCTACGACTGGATCTCGAAGTCGGTGCTCGACGGCGGCAAGATCGGCGAGAAGGACCTCGAACTGCTGCACCTCACCGACGACATCGACGACGCCGTGCGCGTGGTCGAGGAGTCGTACCAGGCCTGGGAGGACACCCACTGA
- a CDS encoding TetR/AcrR family transcriptional regulator yields the protein MTATSRKEKAAETETALKEAAKRVFARKGYLNTKITDITAEAGRAAGSFYNHFAGKEELLEALLGDLAAAGDEEAASEDHLSDFSEPEAVRWHVRQYWDFYKENAATMQALRQASMVHDGFASTLASFGVTQAADIAGHLERVTAAGYELPASTQLSILLMYQLIDNFAQMWLTAPAPTGWTAPSDDEAVEALTRFVYRGFTGRDL from the coding sequence ATGACGGCGACGAGCCGCAAGGAGAAGGCCGCCGAGACGGAGACCGCGTTGAAGGAGGCCGCCAAGCGCGTGTTCGCGCGCAAGGGCTACCTGAACACGAAGATCACCGACATCACGGCGGAAGCCGGCCGAGCGGCGGGCTCGTTCTACAACCACTTCGCCGGCAAGGAGGAGCTGCTCGAAGCGCTCCTGGGCGACCTGGCGGCGGCGGGCGACGAGGAGGCCGCCTCCGAGGACCACCTGTCGGACTTCAGCGAACCCGAGGCCGTGCGCTGGCACGTGCGCCAGTATTGGGATTTCTACAAGGAGAACGCGGCCACGATGCAGGCGCTGCGCCAGGCGTCGATGGTCCACGACGGGTTCGCGAGCACACTCGCGAGCTTCGGCGTCACGCAGGCGGCCGACATCGCGGGGCACCTCGAGCGCGTCACGGCCGCCGGTTACGAGCTGCCCGCGTCGACGCAGCTGAGCATCCTGCTGATGTACCAGCTGATCGACAACTTCGCGCAGATGTGGCTGACCGCCCCGGCGCCCACGGGCTGGACGGCGCCGAGCGACGACGAGGCCGTCGAGGCGCTCACGAGATTCGTCTACCGGGGCTTCACGGGACGCGATCTCTGA
- the dapD gene encoding 2,3,4,5-tetrahydropyridine-2,6-dicarboxylate N-succinyltransferase — MSEQTPDPETTGAVGVGLATVASDGTVLDTWYPHPKLTGTGASGTERLSAPETTELLGDAAAALLGPDTDRGVEVVAVRVTIGSLATAPTDAHDAYLRLHLLSHRLVQPHGQNLDGIFGKLANVVWTSHGPCPVDGFEQTRLRLRSRGAVAVFGVDKFPRMVDYVLPTGVRIADADRVRLGAHLASGTTVMHEGFVNFNAGTLGASMVEGRISAGVVVGDGSDVGGGASIMGTLSGGGKEVIAIGERCLIGANGGVGISLGDDSVVEAGLYITAGTKVIVDGKTVKAREISGISGALFRRNSATGAVEVVSRTGVGIELNEALHAN; from the coding sequence GTGAGCGAGCAGACCCCTGACCCCGAAACGACCGGCGCCGTCGGCGTCGGGCTGGCCACCGTCGCGTCCGACGGGACGGTGCTGGACACCTGGTACCCGCACCCGAAGCTGACCGGCACCGGCGCCAGTGGCACCGAGAGGCTGTCGGCCCCCGAGACCACCGAGCTGCTCGGTGACGCCGCGGCGGCGCTGCTCGGGCCCGACACCGACCGTGGTGTCGAGGTCGTCGCGGTGCGCGTGACGATCGGCAGCCTGGCCACCGCCCCCACCGACGCGCACGACGCCTACCTGCGGCTGCACCTGTTGTCGCACCGGCTGGTGCAGCCCCATGGGCAGAACCTCGACGGCATCTTCGGCAAGCTGGCCAACGTCGTGTGGACGAGCCACGGCCCGTGCCCAGTCGACGGCTTCGAGCAGACGCGCCTGCGGCTGCGCTCGCGTGGCGCGGTGGCCGTGTTCGGCGTGGACAAGTTCCCGCGGATGGTCGACTACGTGCTGCCCACGGGTGTGCGCATCGCCGACGCCGACCGCGTGCGCCTGGGCGCGCACCTCGCCTCCGGCACGACCGTGATGCACGAGGGCTTCGTGAACTTCAACGCCGGCACGCTCGGCGCGTCCATGGTCGAGGGCCGGATCTCGGCGGGCGTGGTCGTGGGCGACGGCAGCGACGTCGGCGGCGGCGCCTCGATCATGGGCACCCTCTCGGGCGGCGGCAAGGAGGTCATCGCGATCGGCGAGCGCTGCCTGATCGGCGCGAACGGCGGCGTGGGCATCTCCCTCGGCGACGACTCCGTGGTCGAGGCCGGGCTCTACATCACGGCCGGCACGAAGGTGATCGTGGACGGCAAGACCGTGAAGGCGCGGGAGATCTCGGGTATTTCGGGTGCGCTCTTCCGGCGGAACTCGGCGACGGGTGCGGTGGAGGTCGTGTCGCGCACCGGCGTCGGGATCGAGCTGAACGAAGCGCTGCACGCGAACTGA
- a CDS encoding TIGR00730 family Rossman fold protein has protein sequence MSSLRRICVFCGSSMGFSPAYAEAAAELGKLLAQRGIGLVYGGASVGTMGVVADSALAAGGEVIGVIPEALSSVEIAHAGLTELHVVADMHQRKAKMAALSDGFLTLPGGAGTLEELFEVWTWAQLGLHSKPIGLVDVGGYYGPLVSFADHMVTEGFLGAGYRDLLLVDSDASALLDRFADYSPPTPAKWD, from the coding sequence ATGAGCTCGTTGCGCCGGATCTGTGTCTTCTGCGGGTCCTCGATGGGCTTCTCCCCGGCGTACGCGGAGGCCGCCGCCGAACTGGGCAAGCTGCTGGCCCAGCGCGGTATCGGCCTGGTGTACGGCGGTGCGAGCGTCGGCACCATGGGCGTGGTCGCCGACTCCGCTCTGGCGGCGGGCGGTGAGGTGATCGGCGTGATCCCCGAGGCGCTGTCCAGCGTGGAGATCGCGCACGCGGGCCTCACCGAGCTGCACGTGGTCGCCGACATGCACCAGCGCAAGGCCAAGATGGCGGCGCTGTCCGACGGTTTCCTCACGCTGCCCGGCGGCGCCGGGACGTTGGAGGAGCTGTTCGAGGTGTGGACCTGGGCCCAGCTCGGCCTGCACTCGAAGCCCATCGGCCTCGTCGACGTGGGCGGGTACTACGGCCCGCTCGTGTCCTTCGCCGACCACATGGTCACCGAAGGGTTCCTCGGTGCCGGCTACCGCGACCTGCTGCTGGTCGACTCGGACGCGTCGGCACTGCTGGACCGCTTCGCCGACTACAGCCCGCCTACGCCCGCGAAGTGGGACTGA
- a CDS encoding lysophospholipid acyltransferase family protein has protein sequence MLPLLVRFVLGPLVRTIYRPEVEGVENVPADGPVLLAANHRAALDTGVITFTTPRKVCFLSKAEYFTGTGLKGRFVANSLDALGYIPVERGSASAGLAALEAGRRVLEDGGVFAIYPEGTRSLDGRLHRGHTGVAALALSTGAKVVPVALWGTEGIQPNGSKIPHVCKIKIKFGTPLDFSRYEGQDSSSAIRRSVTDEVMYSILELSGQEYVDTYHKRPSEGAA, from the coding sequence TTGCTGCCCCTGCTCGTCCGCTTCGTGCTCGGCCCGCTGGTCCGCACGATCTACCGCCCCGAGGTCGAGGGTGTGGAGAACGTGCCGGCCGACGGACCGGTGCTGCTCGCGGCCAACCACCGCGCGGCATTGGACACCGGCGTGATCACCTTCACCACGCCGCGCAAGGTGTGTTTCCTCAGCAAGGCCGAATACTTCACCGGCACGGGCCTGAAGGGCCGCTTCGTCGCCAACTCGCTCGACGCGCTGGGCTACATCCCCGTCGAGCGCGGCAGCGCCTCGGCCGGCCTCGCCGCACTGGAAGCCGGGCGGCGCGTGCTCGAAGACGGCGGCGTGTTCGCCATCTACCCCGAGGGCACGCGCTCGCTCGACGGCCGCCTGCACCGCGGCCACACGGGCGTCGCGGCGCTCGCGTTGTCCACCGGCGCGAAGGTCGTGCCCGTCGCGCTGTGGGGCACCGAGGGCATCCAGCCGAACGGCTCGAAGATCCCGCACGTGTGCAAGATCAAGATCAAGTTCGGCACCCCGCTCGACTTCTCGCGCTACGAGGGCCAGGACTCGTCGTCGGCCATCCGCCGCTCCGTGACCGACGAGGTCATGTACTCGATCCTCGAGCTGTCCGGCCAGGAATACGTGGACACCTACCACAAGCGCCCGAGCGAGGGCGCTGCCTGA
- a CDS encoding glucosyl-3-phosphoglycerate synthase, giving the protein MSWFERRTWQEPAWTPADILTAKRDRTVSVVLPALDEERTVGDVVASVRPLLGNVVDELVVLDSGSTDATAEVAAAAGARVVHREDVLPDLPPRPGKGEVLWRSLAATTGDFVVFLDSDLVDPDPAFVPALLGPLLTEPGVHLVKGFYRRPLRLESTGGGRVTELLARPVLSALRPALGELVQPLGGEYAGTREFFESVPFAGGYGVEIGLLLDAEQRYGLDGLAQVNLGVRKHRNRSLLQLGVMARQILGTALARCGVPTDADARLTQFVQVSGEWLPDVSEIPVLDRPPMAQVRAARLRG; this is encoded by the coding sequence ATGAGCTGGTTCGAACGTCGCACCTGGCAGGAACCCGCGTGGACGCCCGCGGACATCCTGACGGCCAAGCGTGACCGCACGGTTTCCGTGGTGCTTCCGGCGCTGGACGAAGAGCGAACGGTCGGTGACGTCGTCGCGTCGGTGCGGCCACTGCTCGGCAACGTCGTCGACGAGCTCGTGGTTCTCGACTCCGGCTCCACCGACGCCACCGCCGAGGTCGCGGCCGCCGCCGGCGCGCGCGTGGTGCACCGCGAGGACGTGCTGCCCGACCTGCCGCCGCGACCCGGCAAGGGTGAGGTGCTGTGGCGGTCGCTGGCCGCGACGACCGGCGACTTCGTGGTCTTCCTCGACTCGGACCTCGTGGACCCGGACCCGGCGTTCGTGCCGGCGCTGCTCGGGCCGCTGCTCACCGAACCCGGCGTGCACCTGGTCAAGGGCTTCTACCGACGCCCGCTGCGGCTGGAGAGCACCGGCGGCGGCCGCGTCACCGAGCTGCTCGCCCGGCCCGTGCTGTCCGCGCTGCGCCCGGCGCTGGGCGAGCTCGTGCAGCCGCTCGGCGGCGAGTACGCGGGCACCCGCGAGTTCTTCGAGTCGGTGCCCTTCGCCGGCGGCTACGGCGTGGAGATCGGCCTGTTGCTCGACGCCGAGCAGCGCTACGGCCTCGACGGGCTCGCCCAGGTCAACCTCGGCGTCCGCAAACACCGCAACCGCTCGCTGCTGCAGCTGGGCGTGATGGCGCGGCAGATCCTCGGCACGGCCCTGGCGCGCTGCGGCGTGCCGACCGACGCCGACGCGCGGCTGACGCAGTTCGTGCAGGTGTCGGGGGAGTGGCTGCCCGACGTCAGCGAGATCCCCGTGCTGGACCGGCCGCCGATGGCGCAGGTGCGGGCCGCCCGTCTTCGAGGCTGA
- a CDS encoding FAD-dependent monooxygenase, whose translation MDTTVLIAGAGPTGLTLAIELARRDVAVRLIDKASAFFNGSRGDGLQPRTLEVFEDLGVLDAVLAAGSPQYPIKVYLDGEFVQERWMSDTVEPTPAVPYPNIWFLGQSQTEGILRERLSSFGVRVELGVGLVGFTQSASGVRASLSTGETVEASYLVGADGGKSFVRKALGIPFEGTTDESIRMLLGDVQASGLSHDSSYWFAPAHEPMSGVAFTPLAGTPHFQFGAPLGDGDLAVETSLPALQARLDSVSGGGFRLSDLAWSTVWRPNIRLAASFRVGRVFLAGDAAHVHPPTGGQGLNTGVQDAYNLGWKLASGSAELLDTYEPERREVAARVLGVSTALMEKYAEGAEDAHRRGSETQQLDVGYRGGPLAGSLPGSGSGLLRAGDRAPDAPLVDANGKPVRLFELFRGPHATELVFGSGAMGSSEVPGYRILPAGSVASGSDLVDVGGHAYAAYEAAAGCRVLIRPDGYVWSITAE comes from the coding sequence ATGGACACCACGGTGCTGATCGCGGGAGCCGGCCCGACCGGCCTGACGCTGGCCATCGAACTGGCCCGGCGCGACGTCGCGGTCCGGCTCATCGACAAGGCTTCGGCGTTCTTCAACGGCTCGAGAGGCGACGGCCTGCAGCCCCGCACGCTGGAGGTTTTCGAGGACCTCGGCGTGCTCGACGCGGTGCTGGCCGCGGGCTCGCCGCAGTATCCGATCAAGGTCTACCTGGACGGCGAGTTCGTGCAGGAGCGCTGGATGAGCGACACCGTCGAGCCGACGCCCGCGGTGCCGTACCCGAACATCTGGTTCCTGGGGCAGTCGCAGACGGAGGGCATCCTGCGGGAGCGGCTGTCGTCGTTCGGGGTGCGGGTGGAGCTCGGGGTGGGGCTGGTGGGCTTCACTCAGTCTGCTTCGGGCGTGAGGGCTTCGCTGTCGACGGGGGAGACGGTGGAGGCTTCCTACCTGGTCGGCGCCGACGGTGGGAAGAGCTTCGTGCGCAAGGCGCTGGGGATTCCGTTCGAGGGCACGACTGACGAGTCGATCCGGATGTTGCTGGGGGACGTCCAGGCTTCGGGGCTCTCGCACGACTCGTCGTACTGGTTCGCGCCGGCCCATGAGCCGATGAGCGGGGTGGCGTTCACGCCTTTGGCCGGCACGCCGCACTTCCAGTTCGGGGCGCCGCTGGGGGACGGGGACCTGGCGGTGGAGACTTCGCTCCCGGCGCTGCAGGCTCGGCTGGACTCCGTGTCGGGCGGCGGGTTTCGCCTGTCCGACCTGGCGTGGTCGACGGTGTGGCGGCCGAACATCCGCCTGGCTGCGTCCTTCCGCGTCGGGCGCGTGTTCCTGGCGGGCGACGCCGCGCACGTGCACCCACCGACGGGCGGGCAGGGGCTGAACACCGGGGTCCAGGACGCGTACAACCTGGGCTGGAAGCTGGCTTCCGGGTCTGCCGAGTTGCTGGACACCTACGAACCCGAGCGGCGCGAGGTGGCGGCGCGGGTGCTGGGGGTTTCGACGGCCTTGATGGAGAAGTACGCCGAAGGGGCCGAGGACGCGCATCGGCGGGGGTCGGAGACGCAGCAGTTGGATGTCGGGTATCGGGGTGGGCCGTTGGCTGGTTCTTTGCCTGGCTCGGGTTCTGGCTTGCTTCGGGCGGGGGATCGGGCTCCGGATGCGCCGTTGGTGGATGCGAATGGGAAGCCGGTGCGGTTGTTCGAACTGTTCCGGGGACCGCATGCGACGGAGCTGGTTTTCGGTTCGGGGGCGATGGGTTCCTCGGAGGTTCCGGGGTACCGGATCTTGCCCGCCGGATCAGTGGCTTCGGGCTCGGATCTGGTGGACGTGGGCGGTCATGCGTATGCGGCTTACGAGGCCGCGGCGGGCTGCCGGGTGCTGATCCGGCCGGATGGCTACGTCTGGTCGATCACGGCTGAGTGA
- a CDS encoding YceI family protein gives MFGRKRSNGQRGGPVTFHGEAGLLSVRVGDENGRPLPGTQMVMLHKRTQRQTKVVADEFGLAVSTLSAGTYAVSVSASGYRAQNSTVEVVSGDHTSLNDLRLVPDENRQLPDPGEWVLDPDHTAIRFIARHIGLCEVHGRFRSFQGSIVVGKQIEDSTVEVVIDAASIDTSADKRDDHLRSPDFLDVRRFPQIRFHGHRFRRAPGDRWSIDGTLNLHGASRGVRLDAGYLGLRTWNGDRLGAVATTELHREDFTINWQQTLAKGLVMVGSTIQIQLDIQAVRA, from the coding sequence GTGTTCGGGCGCAAGCGAAGCAACGGACAGCGTGGCGGACCCGTGACGTTCCACGGCGAAGCCGGGCTCCTCAGCGTGCGGGTCGGCGACGAGAACGGCCGCCCGCTCCCGGGCACGCAGATGGTGATGCTGCACAAGCGCACCCAGCGGCAGACGAAGGTCGTCGCGGACGAGTTCGGCCTGGCGGTGAGCACCTTGTCGGCCGGGACGTACGCGGTGTCCGTGAGCGCGAGCGGCTACCGGGCGCAGAACAGCACCGTCGAGGTCGTGAGCGGCGATCACACCTCCCTCAATGACCTGCGCCTCGTGCCGGACGAGAACCGCCAGCTCCCCGACCCGGGCGAATGGGTGCTCGACCCCGACCACACGGCCATCCGGTTCATCGCGCGGCACATCGGGCTGTGCGAGGTCCACGGCCGGTTCCGCAGCTTCCAGGGCAGCATCGTCGTCGGCAAGCAGATCGAGGACTCCACCGTCGAGGTCGTGATCGACGCCGCGAGCATCGACACCTCCGCCGACAAGCGCGACGACCACCTGCGCTCCCCGGACTTCCTCGACGTGCGCCGCTTCCCGCAGATCCGCTTCCACGGCCACCGGTTCCGCCGCGCACCCGGCGACCGCTGGAGCATCGACGGCACGCTCAACCTGCACGGCGCCAGCCGCGGCGTACGGCTCGACGCCGGCTACCTGGGCCTGCGCACGTGGAACGGCGACCGGCTCGGCGCCGTCGCCACGACCGAGCTGCACCGCGAGGACTTCACGATCAACTGGCAGCAGACGCTCGCCAAAGGCCTGGTGATGGTCGGCTCGACGATTCAGATCCAGCTCGACATCCAGGCCGTTCGCGCTTGA